In one Salvelinus fontinalis isolate EN_2023a chromosome 16, ASM2944872v1, whole genome shotgun sequence genomic region, the following are encoded:
- the LOC129812905 gene encoding iron-sulfur cluster assembly 2 homolog, mitochondrial-like — protein sequence MTKGFSSLDLTPQFSMFGVGFLATVLRKMSFVLRGAMLSATKTRAWTLARGSAPLVTNVGQPILLRCPQRSQPLYTDFYRLSSTSAEEEPAESSPVEEKVYLSASCVQRLEEIMDKGEYLRIQVEGGGCSGFQYKFIVDSTRNEDDRVFEQGGVGIIVDQDSLEFVKGSTLDYTQELIRSSFQMLKNPQADHGCSCGTSFSVKLGVSA from the exons ATGACCAAGGGTTTTTCGTCTCTTGATCTGACGCCACAGTTCTCCATGTTCGGGGTGGGCTTTCTAGCTACAGTGTTACGGAAGATGTCATTCGTTCTTCGAGGAGCTATGTTGAGTGCGACAAAGACAAGAGCATGGACCCTTGCTAG ggGCTCTGCTCCCCTTGTCACCAATGTGGGCCAACCGATATTACTGAGATGTCCCCAAAGGTCACAACCCCTCTACACAGATTTCTATCGATTAAGCAGCACATCAGCCGAAGAGGAACCAGCAGAGTCCAGTCCAGTTGAAGAGAAAGTATACCTCAGTGCATCATGTGTTCAG AGGCTAGAAGAAATCATGGATAAGGGAGAGTACCTGAGAATacaggtggaagggggaggctgCTCTGGGTTCCAGTACAAGTTTATCGTTGACAGTACTAGGAACGAGGATGACAG GGTGTTTGAGCAGGGAGGGGTAGGGATCATTGTGGACCAAGATAGCCTGGAGTTTGTGAAAGGCTCTACACTGGACTATACTCAGGAGCTGATCCGCTCCTCCTTCCAGATGCTGAAGAACCCCCAGGCAGACCACGGCTGCTCCTGCGGAACCTCCTTCTCAGTCAAGTTAGGAGTCTCGGCCTGA